The Hymenobacter oligotrophus genome has a window encoding:
- a CDS encoding transglutaminase-like domain-containing protein gives MSALIATAPTAAEQPARTRTFGLECTTTVGPAAGGALELWVPVPHSDASQEITAVEVETAYPYELLEGRYGNRMLHLRLAQPPAAGFSLTLRCRVTRLEHRNPLLPRAAMRKLPKPPPDPELKRWLGPDRLVPLDDRIRLWAHEVVAKANAQTDLEKARAVYEHVVSTVRYDKSGQGWGRGDIYYACDARRGNCTDFHAVFIGYCRALGIPARFSIGLPLPAERGTGEVKGYHCWAEFYTKQTGWVPIDASEAAKNPDKRAYYFGTHDENRVEFSRGRDLVLTPAQQGEPLNYFVFPYAELGGKPYSGLSHQYRYRDAAE, from the coding sequence TTGTCGGCACTGATTGCGACTGCACCAACCGCTGCCGAGCAGCCCGCCCGCACGCGCACCTTTGGGCTGGAGTGCACCACCACCGTGGGGCCGGCTGCCGGCGGAGCGCTCGAGTTGTGGGTGCCGGTGCCGCACTCCGACGCCTCGCAGGAAATAACGGCCGTGGAGGTAGAAACGGCTTACCCCTACGAGCTGCTCGAAGGCCGCTACGGCAACCGCATGCTGCACCTGCGCCTGGCCCAGCCGCCCGCCGCCGGCTTCAGCCTAACGCTGCGCTGCCGGGTTACCCGCCTCGAGCACCGCAACCCGCTGCTACCTAGGGCCGCCATGCGCAAGCTGCCCAAACCCCCGCCCGACCCCGAGCTGAAGCGCTGGCTTGGGCCCGACCGCCTGGTGCCGCTCGACGACCGGATTCGGCTGTGGGCGCACGAGGTGGTGGCCAAAGCCAATGCCCAAACCGACCTCGAAAAAGCCCGCGCCGTGTACGAGCACGTGGTAAGCACCGTGCGCTACGACAAAAGCGGGCAAGGCTGGGGCCGCGGCGACATTTACTACGCCTGCGACGCCCGGCGCGGCAACTGCACCGATTTTCACGCGGTGTTTATTGGCTATTGCCGCGCCCTAGGTATCCCTGCCCGGTTTAGCATTGGGCTGCCGCTGCCCGCCGAGCGCGGCACCGGCGAGGTGAAAGGCTACCACTGCTGGGCCGAGTTTTACACCAAGCAAACCGGCTGGGTGCCCATCGATGCCTCCGAGGCTGCCAAAAACCCCGACAAGCGCGCGTACTACTTTGGCACCCACGACGAAAACCGCGTCGAGTTCAGCCGCGGCCGCGACCTGGTACTCACGCCCGCGCAGCAGGGCGAGCCGCTCAACTACTTCGTGTTTCCGTACGCCGAGCTTGGGGGCAAGCCCTACAGCGGCCTGAGCCACCAATACCGCTACCGCGACGCCGCCGAGTAA
- a CDS encoding helix-turn-helix domain-containing protein codes for MQIAFTPLVVLLWAVVAQALFAAALLWTAPLNRLPNRFLALLMLAIALWLLDAFFRAANVYGQNPNWYFAPIYYSFAFGPLLYLYVQSLVNHGFRLRLRHGWHFGPVVLQAALYWWLRFQPYETRNWFWQTVHQPYTYRIEFVGTWVSLMVYLGLSLQLLRRYGRYLNDNFSETSQLRLRWLRALLLVLAAVSAQWLLEVVLREFFGLYYRYDYSTELLGGVVLLIGVVGLRQANMAAVHFEPETETLLPEPVAKFYQPEESLALALPNAAAQTPLVANAALATRPAQAVDAAVAERIRHALEVERLYLNPTLTLAELAAHTGLAPRLISFTVNTGLGQSFNDLVNGYRVSEVKRRLANTDDAARLTLLGIAFESGFNSKTTFNRIFRQFTGMAPREYARLQ; via the coding sequence ATGCAAATTGCCTTTACCCCGCTGGTAGTGCTGTTGTGGGCCGTGGTGGCGCAAGCCTTGTTTGCCGCGGCCCTGCTCTGGACGGCGCCGCTCAACCGGCTGCCCAACCGCTTTTTGGCTCTGCTGATGCTAGCTATTGCCCTGTGGCTGCTAGATGCGTTTTTTCGGGCGGCCAACGTGTACGGGCAAAACCCCAACTGGTACTTTGCCCCGATTTACTACTCGTTTGCGTTTGGGCCCTTGCTGTACTTGTACGTGCAGAGCCTCGTCAACCACGGGTTTCGGTTGCGCCTGCGGCATGGTTGGCACTTTGGCCCCGTAGTGTTGCAGGCGGCGCTGTACTGGTGGCTGCGCTTTCAGCCCTACGAAACGCGCAATTGGTTTTGGCAAACCGTGCACCAACCCTACACCTATCGGATCGAGTTTGTTGGCACGTGGGTTTCGCTGATGGTTTACCTAGGGCTGAGCCTGCAACTGCTGCGCCGCTACGGCCGCTACCTCAACGACAACTTCTCCGAAACCTCGCAGCTGCGCCTGCGGTGGCTGCGCGCCCTGCTGCTCGTGCTGGCTGCGGTAAGCGCGCAGTGGTTGCTAGAGGTGGTGCTGCGCGAGTTTTTCGGGCTGTATTACCGCTACGACTACTCCACCGAGTTGCTGGGCGGCGTGGTGCTGCTCATTGGGGTGGTGGGGCTTCGGCAGGCCAACATGGCGGCCGTGCATTTCGAGCCCGAAACCGAAACTCTGTTGCCCGAGCCGGTGGCCAAGTTCTACCAGCCAGAGGAAAGCCTAGCGTTGGCCTTGCCCAATGCCGCCGCGCAAACCCCGCTTGTCGCCAACGCCGCACTTGCAACGCGCCCTGCCCAAGCCGTGGATGCCGCGGTGGCCGAGCGCATACGCCACGCCCTCGAAGTCGAGCGGCTGTACTTGAACCCCACGCTTACGCTGGCCGAGCTGGCGGCCCACACCGGCTTGGCCCCCCGGCTGATTTCGTTTACCGTGAACACCGGTTTGGGCCAGTCCTTCAACGATTTAGTCAACGGCTACCGGGTGTCAGAAGTAAAGCGCCGCTTAGCCAATACCGACGATGCCGCCCGGCTCACGCTGCTGGGCATTGCTTTCGAGAGCGGGTTCAACTCCAAAACCACATTCAACCGCATCTTCCGGCAGTTTACCGGCATGGCCCCGCGCGAGTACGCCCGCCTGCAATAG